A window of the Clupea harengus chromosome 8, Ch_v2.0.2, whole genome shotgun sequence genome harbors these coding sequences:
- the LOC105895328 gene encoding gamma-crystallin M3-like: protein MMGKIIFYEDKNFQGRSYECMSDCADMSSHFSRCHSCRVESGCFMVYDRPNFMGNQYFMRRGEYSDYMRMMNMSDCIRSCRMIPMHRGQFRMKIYERENFGGQSMELMDDCDSIMDRYRMSDCQSCNVMDGHWLMYEQPHFRGRMMYMRPGEHRSFRDQGFSNTRFMSMRRIMDSCN from the exons ATGATGGGCAAG ATCATCTTCTACGAGGACAAGAACTTCCAGGGTCGCTCCTATGAGTGCATGAGCGACTGTGctgacatgtcctcccacttCAGCCGCTGCCACTCCTGCAGGGTGGAGAGCGGCTGCTTCATGGTCTACGACCGTCCCAACTTCATGGGTAACCAGTACTTCATGAGGAGGGGCGAGTACTCCGACTACATGCGCATGATGAACATGAGCGACTGCATCAGATCCTGCCGCATGATCCCAATG CACAGAGGACAGTTCAGAATGAAGATCTACGAGAGGGAGAACTTCGGTGGTCAGAgtatggagctgatggatgactgtgactccatcatggatCGCTACCGCATGTCTGACTGCCAGTCCTGCAATGTGATGGATGGCCACTGGCTCATGTATGAGCAGCCCCACTTCAGAGGCAGAATGATGTACATGAGGCCTGGAGAGCACAGAAGCTTCAGGGACCAGGGATTCAGCAACACCAGATTCATGAGCATGAGGCGCATCATGGATTCCTGTAATTAG
- the LOC116221433 gene encoding interferon-induced protein with tetratricopeptide repeats 1B-like, protein MADICSQHDCAWEGHLYNLLGYITYHISKSPEEALTYLQKAEVALKGHNMEGRGPCLLVNQANLAWVHYLLGEQAKSKAYLKEVARLQEDFPAPPGCDLHPEVYGEKGWTQVKFERDFKQKAIDNFELALRGDPDRKGWHTGLALAKYRVNFDAGDEELREEIIQQIKHAKTMDPDNLRLAAVYLAALAQVGRNTEDTVREAHDLVQRLRPWLHGLAEVLYFFRFLSLDSAVEVAEEMVKKYPSEREAKKKLAVFYKMKMFKSLHMQGKADFRELMR, encoded by the exons ATGGCTGATATA TGCAGTCAGCATGATTGTGCTTGGGAGGGGCACCTGTACAACCTACTGGGTTACATCACCTACCACATCAGCAAATCCCCAGAGGAAGCACTGACGTACCTGCAAAAGGCTGAGGTGGCGCTCAAAGGACATAACATGGAGGGGAGAGGACCATGCCTTCTGGTGAACCAGGCAAACCTTGCCTGGGTGCATTACCTTTTGGGTGAGCAAGCAAAAAGCAAAGCTTATCTGAAGGAAGTGGCTAGGCTCCAGGAGGATTTTCCTGCCCCACCCGGTTGTGATCTGCATCCAGAGGTATATGGGGAGAAAGGCTGGACTCAGGTGAAGTTTGAGCGTGATTTCAAGCAAAAAGCAATAGATAACTTTGAGCTGGCTTTAAGAGGAGACCCAGACAGGAAAGGGTGGCATACAGGCCTTGCTCTCGCCAAGTATAGAGTTAATTTTGACGCAGGGGATGAGGAGTTGAGAGAGGAAATCATACAGCAAATCAAACATGCCAAGACAATGGATCCAGATAACCTACGCCTGGCAGCTGTCTACTTGGCAGCATTGGCGCAGGTTGGCAGGAACACAGAGGACACTGTGAGAGAGGCTCATGACCTAGTTCAGAGGCTAAGACCGTGGCTTCATGGCCTTGCAGAAGTTCTTTATTTCTTTCGTTTTCTGTCCCTGGATTCAGCTGTGGAAGTTGCAGAAGAGATGGTGAAGAAATACCCCTCTGAAAGAGAAGCCAAAAAGAAGCTGGCAGTCTTTTATAAAATGAAGATGTTTAAATCACTGCATATGCAGGGTAAAGCAGATTTCAGGGAGCTGATGAGATAA